The nucleotide window GTATACGTGCCGGAGGCTGCCGCCCTTGGCGCCATGGGCCGAGCGCGCCGGCTGGGACGGCATCGCCGCCGGACTGCACTCGCATCCGCTGTGCCTGGAACAGGAAGCCCTGCCCGCCGAACTGCCCCACGACTCCCCCGCACCATGACCCCACCTCCGCGCATGCGGGCGCTTGCGTGCCCCCACGATTCGCGGCATCGTGCGCCCTTCCATACGCAAGCGTATCCACCGCCCGCATGACGTCGACCGCCACCGAATCCCCGCCCTATCCCCACCTGTTCACGCCACTGGACCTGGGCTTCACCACGCTCCGCAACCGCGTGCTGATGGGCTCGATGCACACGGGACTGGAAGACCGGGCGCGGGATTTCCCGCGCCTGGCCGCGTACTTCGCCGAGCGCGCGGCCGGCGGCGTGGGCCTGATCGTCACCGGCGGCTTCTCGCCCAACCTGGTGGGCTGGCTGAAGCCGTTCGGCGGCAAGCTGTCCTGGCCGTGGGAGGCCCGGCCGCACAAGTTCGTGACCCGGGCCGTGCACGAACACGGCGCCAAGATCTGCGCCCAGCTGCTGCACGCCGGCCGCTACGGCTACCACCCGCTGACGGTGGCGCCGTCGAAGATCAAGGCACCGATCAATCCCTTCACTCCGCGCGCGCTGTCGGCGCGGGGCATCGAACGCCAGATCGGCGCCTACGCCAACGCCGCGAAGCTGGCGCGCGACGCCGGCTACGACGGCGTGGAGATCATGGGTTCGGAAGGCTACTTCATCAACGAATTCACCGCGCCGCGCACCAACAAGCGCAACGACGCCTGGGGCGGCACGCCGGAGAAGCGCATGCGTTTCGCGGTGGAGATCGTGCGGCGCGTGCGCGAGGCCGTGGGCCCGGACTTCATCATCATCTACCGCCTGTCGCTGCTGGACCTGGTGGAGGACGGCAACCAGTGGAGCGAGATCGTCCAGCAGGCCAGGGCCGTGGAAGCCGCCGGTGCGACGATCATCAATTCCGGCATCGGCTGGCACGAGGCGCGCGTACCGACCATCGTCACCTCGGTGCCGCGCGCGGCGTTCGTGGACGTGACCGCCAAGCTCAAGCCGCACGTGCGCGTGCCGCTGGTGGCGACCAACCGCATCAACATGCCCGACGTCGCCGAAGGCATCCTGGCCGCCGGCAAGGCCGACATGGTGTCGCTGGCGCGCCCGTTGCTGGCCGATCCGCAGTGGGCGGCCAAGGCCCGCGCCGGCACGCCGCAGGCCATCAACACCTGCATCGCCTGCAACCAGGCCTGCCTGGACCACGTGTTCGAGAACAAGCTGGCCAGCTGCCTGGTCAATCCGCGCGCCTGCCACGAAACCGACCTGCTCTACAAGAAGACGTTCACCGCGAAGACCATCGCCGTGGTCGGCGCCGGTCCTGCCGGCCTGGCCTGCGCGACGGTCGCCGCCGAGCGCGGCCACCGGGTGACCCTGTTCGACGCGGCCGCCGAGATCGGCGGGCAGTTCAACTACGCCAAGCGGATTCCGGGCAAGGAGGAATTCCACGAGACGCTGCGCTACTTCCGCCACCGGCTGGAGGAGACGCGCGTGGACGTGA belongs to Pseudoxanthomonas sp. F37 and includes:
- a CDS encoding NADPH-dependent 2,4-dienoyl-CoA reductase; the encoded protein is MTSTATESPPYPHLFTPLDLGFTTLRNRVLMGSMHTGLEDRARDFPRLAAYFAERAAGGVGLIVTGGFSPNLVGWLKPFGGKLSWPWEARPHKFVTRAVHEHGAKICAQLLHAGRYGYHPLTVAPSKIKAPINPFTPRALSARGIERQIGAYANAAKLARDAGYDGVEIMGSEGYFINEFTAPRTNKRNDAWGGTPEKRMRFAVEIVRRVREAVGPDFIIIYRLSLLDLVEDGNQWSEIVQQARAVEAAGATIINSGIGWHEARVPTIVTSVPRAAFVDVTAKLKPHVRVPLVATNRINMPDVAEGILAAGKADMVSLARPLLADPQWAAKARAGTPQAINTCIACNQACLDHVFENKLASCLVNPRACHETDLLYKKTFTAKTIAVVGAGPAGLACATVAAERGHRVTLFDAAAEIGGQFNYAKRIPGKEEFHETLRYFRHRLEETRVDVKLSTPVTAADLAGFDEVVLATGITPRRVAFPGADHAKVVSYVDVLSGRVKVGARAALIGAGGIGFDVAEYLTHEGHSPSLDPARWMAEWGVDPAFEARGSLVKPQPEPPAREVWLLQRSPGKPGARLGKTSGWVHRATLKAKQVKMLGGVEYLGVDDAGLRIKVGGAEHLLPVDHVVVCAGQEPRRDLQPDLIAAGRTPHLIGGADVAAELDAKRAIDQGSRLAASL